Proteins encoded together in one Deltaproteobacteria bacterium window:
- a CDS encoding 3-aminobutyryl-CoA ammonia lyase, whose translation METRFKVRMSQSDVHYAGGLVDGARILQLFGDAATELLIAYDGDEGLFRAYSSVDFLFPVYAGDFLEIVARITSVGNTSREMSFEAWKVISPLPEKGETAAQVLENPQLVCKAVGTCVTPKEKQRISHDE comes from the coding sequence ATGGAAACACGATTCAAGGTAAGAATGAGCCAAAGTGACGTTCATTACGCCGGTGGACTCGTTGACGGTGCGCGCATATTGCAGCTCTTTGGTGATGCTGCAACGGAGTTGCTTATTGCCTATGACGGTGACGAGGGGCTTTTTCGGGCTTACAGCAGTGTAGACTTCCTGTTCCCTGTTTACGCAGGTGACTTTCTTGAAATCGTTGCAAGGATCACTTCTGTGGGCAATACTTCACGTGAAATGTCTTTTGAGGCCTGGAAGGTTATTTCGCCTTTGCCGGAAAAGGGTGAAACGGCAGCTCAGGTACTTGAGAATCCGCAGCTTGTCTGTAAAGCTGTGGGTACTTGTGTGACACCAAAAGAAAAGCAGAGAATCAGCCATGACGAATGA
- a CDS encoding 3-keto-5-aminohexanoate cleavage protein, whose translation MTNDPLIITCAIVGAEMTRHDTPYLPITPDELASAAAGAVEAGASIIHLHVRDEEGKPSQRTDIFREVTEKIKERCRCIIQYSTGGAVGTPLGERSAPLELRPPMASLSMGTMNFGDEIFENSEKTILSLAAIMKDKGIMPELEIFDLGMMETMSRFVKKDCLPEKYHIQFVLGVPGGMSGDVRNLVALVERLDRDQSWSVAGIGRYELPLAAHAIAMGGHVRVGLEDNIYYRKGEFARSNAQLVERVVRIAEELDRSLADVKKARDLLTL comes from the coding sequence ATGACGAATGATCCCTTGATTATTACCTGTGCCATTGTTGGTGCTGAAATGACGCGGCATGATACGCCTTATCTTCCCATTACTCCTGATGAACTGGCCTCAGCTGCCGCCGGTGCTGTTGAGGCGGGGGCTTCTATTATCCACCTTCACGTGCGCGACGAGGAGGGCAAACCGAGCCAGAGGACAGACATTTTCCGGGAGGTAACGGAAAAAATAAAAGAGCGCTGCCGCTGCATTATCCAATATTCCACGGGGGGTGCTGTGGGAACGCCTCTCGGGGAACGTTCTGCACCTCTTGAATTAAGGCCCCCTATGGCTTCTCTCTCAATGGGGACGATGAATTTCGGTGATGAGATTTTTGAAAACAGTGAAAAGACGATTCTTTCGCTGGCAGCCATAATGAAGGATAAGGGGATTATGCCCGAACTTGAAATATTCGATCTCGGTATGATGGAAACGATGTCACGTTTTGTGAAAAAAGACTGTTTACCGGAAAAATATCATATCCAGTTTGTTCTTGGTGTCCCCGGAGGCATGAGCGGTGACGTGAGAAATCTTGTTGCCCTTGTTGAAAGGCTTGATAGAGACCAGTCATGGTCCGTTGCAGGCATTGGCCGCTATGAACTTCCTCTTGCTGCTCATGCCATTGCCATGGGAGGGCATGTAAGGGTAGGGCTTGAAGATAATATCTATTACAGAAAGGGTGAGTTTGCCCGATCGAATGCACAGCTTGTAGAGCGGGTCGTGAGGATTGCTGAAGAACTGGACCGGTCTCTTGCAGATGTTAAAAAGGCACGAGATTTGCTAACACTTTAG